From the genome of Opisthocomus hoazin isolate bOpiHoa1 chromosome 4, bOpiHoa1.hap1, whole genome shotgun sequence:
TGAAGAGATTAGGTTCTTCCTTTATTGCTGTGTTCCTGTTTATACTTGGGCTCTGATAGCCTGTTCCTATTTGAATGATGTCTTTAAAAAGACAATGACCGTAATCAGTGGCTGTCGAAAGAGCAACGTTAGTTATCTCTGACGCTTCgaagttatttttcttcacacTGTTTTCCAAAGAACTGATTTCATTATGCCCCTTGTCAATTTTACTTATGTTTAGCAGTTTCTCTGGCAAAGGTAACATTGCAATGTCATCTACTGATGATGAAAACTGGAGAGCAAAATGACTTCGCGAGTGATCCTTTAATTCTACCCCACAAGTCTTTGAAAATCTCTCTGCATTGTGCATTTGTTCCTGGGTTTTCTTGGACTGCACTCTTTCTAAAAGTAACTTTGCtgtcaatgacttttttttcccacatATGTCTTTTGCCAGTGTTTCAGAAGAGCAGCTGACTAAGTTTTTTGACTGACCATTCACATTCAGAAGGTCAGAACGTGCAGTTTCAGCTTTTCCCAGTTCAGTGTTAGAACCTCTTTCTGTGtcctcttttgttttgttgtcaCAGTTGTCAGTCTCTTTTGAGAAGGATCCTGAACTTCTGCCTCTTGATGTTCTGCTACTAGATAATCTTTCACTGCTTCTTGAATCTCTAGTGGAACAACTTTTGGAGCTATGGTAGCTTCTGCTTCTACTGTGCACTTTGCCAAAATGCTGATGTCTACATCTGCTATGTTTAGATTCATCAATGTGTTGTAAAACTTTATGTCTTGAACACCTTTGATATTTAATTGTGTGCCTTTGTGTACAGTTTCTAGCTCTGTGACCTCTGCTGTGACAAAGATAATCCTTGTTTGTATCATCAGAAGCAAAAATACACTTGTGCTTTCTGTGTTTACGTTTGTGCCTTTCAgctgtcttgctttttcttttacaacaaaaaagcaaataatttctgctgTGATTGCCCGATGTAGGGCTTGTGTAGCTCATGTAGCTACTCATACCACTAACTGAAGTGTCAGAATAGCTGGAAAGTCTGTCAGAGGAGGACATTTGAGGAGATGACATTCTCCAACATCTCGTGTAACTTCCACAACCTTCATTTTCTGAATACCTGCTGTTTGAACTGGATTTATAACTAAGCAGACTTCCACTAGAGTCTTTTCCACTGTCACTTATGTCACTGCTGCAGCTGGTCATATCTTGAACGGATCTGCAGTCATTTTGGTTTTCACGTTTCTCCTCAGAATAAATTAAATGACATTTTGCAGCTTTAGACTTTTTAATCCTAGACATAAAAGTAGAAAAGGAAATGCTTTCATTTCTAATGTTCTGgttttttctttcacagctgtGAAAATGATGCTTTAAAGGTCTTCTCAGTGTTGTTGTATGGAGACTTTTTTCTGTCACATAATCCTTTTGTGAGACATCAAGGTAAGCAGGCACTTTGGGTATATTTTCATTCAAATAATCTGCAATGCATTTTTGACCACTTTCATTAATTTCTTTCCCTATGTCTGACTCAGCTTTTTGCTTGGCCTTTCTTGGATTTAAGGAACCTTTCATCTTCTTTGGTTTCAACAACTGATTATCTTGTTCATTTGACATTTGCTTGTGTTTTATTAAACCTGAGGCTTCATTTTCATCTGCAGTCTTTTTTATAGGGTGTTCTTTacagcttgctttgtttgtttcttgctgtTTACCATCTCTGTGATTTAAAGAGAGTCTGAAGTCAAAATACAATGGATTACAGCCATATGAAATACAGGGCTCAGTTTTTGTAAACAAAAGCAATTCTGTGGGCCATTGCAGAGCAGTGGTGCCATCTTTGCTCACTACATGGAGGAAAGGCAATGCCTGGGGCTTATTCTCTTTAACCATGGTCTCCCTCGGAAGTGTTTCCATACTCCCATTTGTGGTTTCTGAACTCTCCAAAGAGCTTTCTCTGTTTACCACCCCAGGACCGTCACTAATGTTGCTTGCACATGCCAGCTGAGGTTCTGGCTGTTGTGGGAGCTCAGGTAACTGGTCAGGCAGGTGGGCATTGCTGTGCTTGTAGGTCTTCGGCTGTGTATAAAAATTGCTAGCTTGGCACGAAGGTGAAATAAGAGTTTCTAACAATTGCTCGGACTCATTCAATTTGCTCTCTTGCTCTGTTTCTCTAAGTGAACCAGAAAAATCCAAATTTGAAAGTTGTATTTTGACTTTGGAAAATGGAGGATGAGCATTGACCTTTTCTTCTAATTGCATATCACTACTTTCTTCATTTTCCCTTAGCATTTTGGGTTTTGCGGCTGCATGACTTGATGCACAGTTATCCAAGTCCATTTGGCCGTGTGTAATAGGTGGCGCTTTATCCAAGCTTGCTTTCatgccctcctccgaaagtgtgCCAAAACGACAGCCCTCAAGAgcttgctttattttatggtTGGGGGATTCACTACAATCATTTCCTTCCTCAGAGTTCTCACTGAAGACTGATGCTGAGGACTCGAGCTTCAAAGGGACCTTTTTAGAGAATGAGAAAGACACTCCTGCCCTTTGAGAAGTATTGGTGCTATCTGGGAGCACTTGTGAGACTTGATCTCCAAGTGCATGGGGTCTTTCAGTAGGGGACTGGTGCTTGCTTATGATACGCTGCTGTTTTTCTAGTATGTTGCTGGAGGAACCTTGTCCTTCACTCGTGGTGGTTTGTTGAGAATTGGCTGTGAACTTGCTGCCCTTGTACAGGAAAATGCCATCTGGCGATTGCTGCTTTTCCATAACTAATCTGGGGGCCTTAAGCAATGGTCCATTCCCAGTGATGCTGTaaggtaataaataaataaaactgtattaaGTAACCAAGTTAAGACAGAACTCCTATTTGACAATGTCTGTCTGGTAAAGAAGGGTGTCACTCATGCTGTTATGAGGGAAATCTCATTTTGTAATGTTTCTAAAGGGTAAATGTGCAGCTTAGCCTTGAGCCTGCGCTTCTGTCTGGGCAAGATATTCTCTACATACAGGAAATTATGATCTGAAGGTATCCCATGAATGCTCTTTTTTGTGGTTATGACCACGTATATCCAGAATAAACAATATTGTCTTTACTCTGAATTTATATCAAGGAGAATCTGGTATGTGGCAAGTCTTGGTTTTCTGAGGGACCACTGCAAA
Proteins encoded in this window:
- the ZNF804B gene encoding zinc finger protein 804B, translated to MACYLVISSRHLSNGHYRGIKGVFRGPLCKKGARSPVTATSSLAPRTDYAEKEKAAAKALEDVKANFYCELCDKQYHKHQEFDNHINSYDHAHKQRLKDLKQREFARNVASKSWKDEKKQEKALKRLHQLAELRKQSECITGNGPLLKAPRLVMEKQQSPDGIFLYKGSKFTANSQQTTTSEGQGSSSNILEKQQRIISKHQSPTERPHALGDQVSQVLPDSTNTSQRAGVSFSFSKKVPLKLESSASVFSENSEEGNDCSESPNHKIKQALEGCRFGTLSEEGMKASLDKAPPITHGQMDLDNCASSHAAAKPKMLRENEESSDMQLEEKVNAHPPFSKVKIQLSNLDFSGSLRETEQESKLNESEQLLETLISPSCQASNFYTQPKTYKHSNAHLPDQLPELPQQPEPQLACASNISDGPGVVNRESSLESSETTNGSMETLPRETMVKENKPQALPFLHVVSKDGTTALQWPTELLLFTKTEPCISYGCNPLYFDFRLSLNHRDGKQQETNKASCKEHPIKKTADENEASGLIKHKQMSNEQDNQLLKPKKMKGSLNPRKAKQKAESDIGKEINESGQKCIADYLNENIPKVPAYLDVSQKDYVTEKSLHTTTLRRPLKHHFHSCERKNQNIRNESISFSTFMSRIKKSKAAKCHLIYSEEKRENQNDCRSVQDMTSCSSDISDSGKDSSGSLLSYKSSSNSRYSENEGCGSYTRCWRMSSPQMSSSDRLSSYSDTSVSGMSSYMSYTSPTSGNHSRNYLLFCCKRKSKTAERHKRKHRKHKCIFASDDTNKDYLCHSRGHRARNCTQRHTIKYQRCSRHKVLQHIDESKHSRCRHQHFGKVHSRSRSYHSSKSCSTRDSRSSERLSSSRTSRGRSSGSFSKETDNCDNKTKEDTERGSNTELGKAETARSDLLNVNGQSKNLVSCSSETLAKDICGKKKSLTAKLLLERVQSKKTQEQMHNAERFSKTCGVELKDHSRSHFALQFSSSVDDIAMLPLPEKLLNISKIDKGHNEISSLENSVKKNNFEASEITNVALSTATDYGHCLFKDIIQIGTGYQSPSINRNTAIKEEPNLFISEVQPFIQSCDPVPNDFPGAFPPNRYSVVANSTETKEELRDVNMDSNQAEGSSDSVCDNAMQKYDDTVNHLEVYSKSTSPPLTQQPVTFSPEEVDKYRLLQLQAQQHMQKQLLAKHLKVFPAPGPAAFSTTPAVPALPAQQHATVTTVHHTLLQRFAVSASVHPHGSHLSLAHLHPLSQAHFTPISLSPLVPALIPTHPALLTGHPLHLVSTNPLHPSPLTFPALPHTTYIPALFTPHLNAATPSVIHPNPLVHPLFQGQEPHCHSSQTQQLPTIKEVFSVSSYLN